tttcattttgtttttcaaaagccatttggaaaaaaacaggaaaaaatggaaaaaccctgtgtccccgtcccccccccaatttttctggtgttttttttaaggctATCCGATCTCTAgtcaaaagtcaagatggtggctacAGGAATACACATAggggtaatcttcaacttacaagcacaactgagcccaaaatttccctagataagcaagacagttgttaaatgagttttgtcccattttatgaccttcattGCCACAGTTatcaagtgaatcgctgcagttgttaagttagtaacatgtttgttaagagGAACTGGCTTCCccgattgattttgcttatccgagccaaaggtgatcacatgcaactattgtaaatacattccagttgccaagcatccaaatttttatcgcATAAAAATTTGGTCTTGAGTCACTTTttggtgccattgtaattttgaacagtcactaaatgaatggttaccgtgtttccccgaaaataagccctaacatgatttttcaggatgctcataatataagccctatcccaaaGATAAGCCCCAGTTAGGATTGTCAGCCAGACCGACACATTTTAGtactatttccctgaaaataagacttaacTGGAAAATAACTCCTAATGCTTCTttcggagcaaaaattaatataagacccagtcttatttttggagatatATGAGGGCTACCTATAAAAAGTTGGTTGTGCCATTTCGGCCATCATCTTGAATCTTGTTTTTACCTTTGCAGAAGCCCCTACTTGTGGAAATTCAGTTAGCTATTGTATGTTGCAAAAATGCCACTGCTGAAAGGGATGGGGCAGAAATAAGCCATATTTTCCTGATCACCCATTTCAGAAATAGGTGAACAAGGTTTACAGACGTGTAACCTTTTTCTCCAAAACACTTCTTCTTCATGCTTTCTTCTCCATCCCTGCAGTCTTCCTCATTGCACCCAAACACTTGTGGCGTGTGTGGGAAGAGTTTTAGCCGCCGCTCGAACCTGGCCAAGCACCAGATCATCCACACGGGAGAGAAGCCGTATCGTTGCAACGACTGCGGCCGCAGCTTCAACCAGAGCTCAGCGCTCACCAAGCACCAGCGGACGCACACCGGGGAGCGCCCCTATGTCTGCGGGGACTGTGGCAAGGCCTTCACGGCTAGTTCCAATCTCCTCCAGCATCGGCGTTTCCACACTGGGGAACGGCCCTATCGTTGTGAATTGTGCGGCAAGGCCTTCTCTCAAAGTTCCAACTACAACCTACACCGGCGCGGCCACACAGGGGTTACGCCTTACCAGTGCAACGTGTGCGGTAAGCGATTTACTGGGAGCTCATGCCTTACTCGCCACCAGCGGACTCACACCGGGGAGAAGCCGTACCAATGCCAGGAATGTGGGAAGCGCTTTTCGGGAAGTTCCACGCTGGCTAACCACCGGCGTACCCACACAGGTGAGAAACCCTACGGTTGTGTTGAGTGTGGCAAGAGGTTCACCCACCACTCCAATCTCGTGGACCACTGGCGGgtgcacacaggggaaaagccctaCGTGTGCACCGAGTGCGGGAAGAGCTTTCGGCTCAGCTCGCACATCATTCGCCACCGTCGCACTCACACCAATGCTCGCAACCCCAGCATGCGCCATGACCTCTGTGAGGTTGACCCAAATTTTGACGAGGGCAGCATTGAGGGCCACCATGATGGAAGCATTGGGATCCAGTGCATAACTGGTCTTGATACTTTGTGTGCTGATACCAATGTTACCAATGGCAATAATAGCTCTGATGAAGAAGAAGGCAACCGGCTTCTTATCTGCGGCCACTGTGGTAAAAGTTTTCATCTGAAGTCTAGCGCCCGAAAAGCCAACCAAGGTGACTTGGCTCCGGGGGAAGGGCCTTATAGTTGTACCGAGTGTGGTAATAGCTGTTGGACGTAGCTGGTTCCTTAAGATCCAAATGCAAAGCCCAATATGTAAGAAAAGAGAATTATTGATCTGTCAGTAACAAATTGAGACATAGATTAGGTCAGGGGGCAATTCTGGCTCCTCATTCACTGAATGGGCTTGACTCTTGCAAGGAGTTGGCCTTGAATTGGATTCTTTGGCCCCTTGAGTTCATCTCTAAATTACTTTCCTTGGTTGTGTGAATTTAGGGTCAGCAgctttcaatcttggcaactttaaaaagtgaagtccacaggttttaaagttgccacggttgagaaacaacCATCTAAGTAAAAGGTTGGATTTTTCTGTTCAGCTTGCTTTTCTGACAGGGAAAGTTAAAATGGCTGAATGAGTACAATAGAGAGGTAACAGGTAGAGAGGCCTGTTAGGACTTGTCCAATCGAGCCAaaagtgaacaaataaataaaagactggGCTTGTATCAGTCTCTCTACTCACCTCAATTATTCAGGAGCTTCTAGAATAGCTGAAAAAGTGAAGGATGATATGGATGTAACCTAGGACACTGCAATGACAAAGAAGTGGAGAGGAGACTTTTTAACAGCTATTCCTTGATCCTGGGAAATAATTTGCTTTCTAATAGTGGCTGATTTTTGATTGCAAAGCAACACAAGCTATGCACCTGCAGAAATTCCAGATGGACGAAGCAAGGTTTTGCTGAGCCACCGAGCAAGAATCTGATCACTGAAGCAAGCTTATTTAGTTAGCATGCATATAGAATTTTCACATGTCCTGGAGCTTTATATTTAGGTTCATTTTTAGCTTTGTACAGGAGACACAAAATGTCCCAAGATTGCACTTATTTTCTCCAATACCTTGGTTAAGCTCTGATGCTCCGAACAAATTTTCTATTATGGAGACTGTTTGAAAGGCTACACTTGTTTTGCgtggataaaaattaaaaacggtGTCTTAAGAAAAATGCACACTAGGCTAACCTGAATAAATTGTGCCAATTAAGCCTGTTGAACAAGGCTGCTTACTGTGTGTTATTTAGCCTGTTTCCCCAACCCCCCTCCAGGTAAGGTATCTCTATAAATGGGAAACCTCGAGTCATGTACATTGCAAGTCTTGATTATCTCCTTAGTTAACTTGGTCTCCAGCAGGCACCAGATCACATAGTACAGTAGCAgccatacagggagtcctcaacttagaaccagAATTGAGATCAGAATGCCgaacaagatggttgttaagtgagtggcaTCTtatttttgtgacctttttgccattgtggtttaagcaaatcaccacagttgttaagtgaatcgtgcaatCGTTAAGTGAAGCAAGCTTCCTCTATTGActtttgtcagaagccagctggaaaggtcacaaatggtgatcatgtgactctgggtcACTTTGATTATCATAAATTacctgctggttgccaagcacctacaTTTTGGCCCTGCGATTgtgggatggtcataagtgtgaggaccagtcataagtcaggtcttttcagtgctgttgtgactttgaatggctgctaaacaaaaggttgtaagtcaaggactactgtagtTTATTTTATCCAAACTTATTGAAGGAAACAATTCAGCTGAGTAATACAACATATTGCTTGAAAACCACAAAGCTCATGAGACTCGAGTGAGTCAAAGCTCATGAGACTTAAGTGAGTAGCCATGGAGCAGACTGTCCTGCATCATCAATAGGGCTATAAATGGTGAATATGTTTGAACCAAtcttaactttaaaatgtatggacttcaactctcataatTCACCCAGCTACCATTATGTTatgccaaaggtggtttttcaagagacaactggacttccttcttattctttgaagacgtttcacttctgatccaagaagcttcttccgctctgactggatggtggggaaaggaaggatttatcctccttgcagacagctgatcacttgcattcttttagagagtccttgaggccgcttggaggtttatctgggtcctcaggatcacctgagtagtgcaaatgggtgtggcgccttggaactgctgaaaagactgtgttgtagactggagattgaTGGTGTTGTATCCCTTCCCCTCTTATCGAGAGGGCTGTTCAAATTTCACATTTACTGCCTCTTTGAATACCATTATGTTAAGAATCTCTCAGTTCTATAGAATGCCAATACTTAAAAAagctgtaatatttttttttctgcttctaatTATACTGTCCACTATATTTTCTGCTATCCCATATAGCAGAATAGattgtgtatttatgtatattaaaaatttttttcctGTGGTTATCATTATATAGTCTTCCTCAGTCGTATAAAGAAAAACACTCCTACAATGCAAATTCAAAAGCCAGCATACGGTATAATAGcagtttaaaataataaacacaagAGAAAGAGAGTGGCATAAGGCACTTCacaattatttaaaaagtttagaATCACAGTTGGTTAGAAAAACATCTTTCCTGAATCAGAACAAAGGAGCACATAGTTCGGGGAGAAGGACCATTCCAGAATATACTTATAAGGATCCTTAATATTTGTCAGCAAGGATAGTTTCAGATGAAAACTGAAATAAGTAGAGAGCACCAGGTGAATACAATACGAGAGCTTTAAAGAAAAGTACCAAAATTCTGAAATTACCAAAACAGAAATGGGTCACAGAGTCATTTTCAAATCAAGTAAAATACAAAGCTAATACTTGATTCCAAAATGGCAATCAAGCAGGCTTACTCAAATAAAACTGTTCATtagatttgtttgccacccatcttggcAAACTCCCAGAGGCGACTCAAGACAtcttacaaacattaaaagccAGTAAAACTCTGAAGAATATGTATAGGTGgctctcaatttacaaccattagtttagtgaTGAAGTAGCAATGGCACTTGTCCAAGTGAGCAGAAAATTAAAGTGCTAAGGTAATCAAAATAATTCAGTAATTCCATCTTTTCCTTATtggaaaagttatttttttccaaataacttttatgaaatgATAGAATTGGAGAACGTGAAGGTACCATTTTTCAGATTAAAACAAAAGATTATAAATTGGTTTACAAGTAAGATAGACTGGTTAATCAAGCTTACtttcatgtaaaaaatgcaataaaaagatTCTGAAAGAAGGAAGACAGACACTATTAAAGGcacaatatataaaataacttTTGTTTCTGAACAAGCAAAGGTCATGTTTGTATCTTGGTTGCACTGCACAAGCCTTAGGCTATACTTGGGTGATATTTATACAAGTAGTTGCTTCACTTCATTAAGATGTGTCCTAAAgataatgcaaatgcaaataatatattgTAAGAACAACAAATACATGCCTGTGGTAATAATTCATTATATaactgatgttttttttaaattagtcagCTTCAAGGAAAAAGACGCTTCAGTGGAAATAATCTTTGTTACAAGAACCTCACTAAAGTAAATGATGTAAATTCTATTAATCATATcataattttccattttttagCTTCTGCATAATTATTCTTTGGTGGTAGTGACATGATATGCCAGGAGGTGGGGGAAAGGTGTTTAGCCATTTATATACATTTCCTTTTATACACGTCTGTATTTATGGCCACCTGGTGTAACTTTTTAGGTAAACCTTGGAAACAGTCTTGGCCAATTCTGTTGCTTCATGGCTTGTCAGCTTTCTTAGAGTGAACATCTCCATGACCAGCAATCCTCCACCTGTTCCCCGCTTTCTGATACAGCCAAAAGAGCTTTATTATTAAAAGACAGGAAGAGCCAACCAGGGATAAATGCTGAAGAGCAGGTTGTGGATTCGGCTCACAGGACCACAATTctacatttcctttcttctttgttaTTTGAAAATAACAATTATTGTTATTGTATTAAATCTCATTCacgataaaaaaaccaaaaaaaaattaaataaagcatggattaaaaactaaaacccagacACTTTCTACTGCTTGCTTCAGAGTAAATCATCTTGGGATTCACCGGGCTTTCCTTCCACTATAATATTGAGGTTCTAGTGCATCTCTTATGGGAAGACACTACCCTATACCACTCTACTGGGAACAGACTCTACTGGGAAGACTCTACCCTGTACCACTctaccctgtgtgtgtgtgtgagagagagagctctGAGTACTTATGACTTTGCagttttacagattaacagagttggaagggaccttgcaggtcatctagtccaaatcccaaccccagcaggagaccctagtacACCATTtctgtccagtatcttcttgaGAGCTTCCAGTGATCTATATAGATAACTTAGGAAGCCAAGATGTTCCATTGGTGGGTTGTCCTTActcttagaaaatttctccttatttctaagttgaatctctccttgatcaggttTCCATCCGTCATTCCTTGTCTGACtctttggatcaggggtctccaaccttggcaacttgaagatttgtggacttcagctcccagaattactcagccagcaaagaaaagctggctgagaaactctgggacttgaagtccacaagccttcaagttgacacggttggagacccctgctttggatagtgagatgggcagtatataaatttaataaaataaaacatacacaTTTACAACAATACATTCTTTAAGGGTCAGAATTGAAAACGTCGGCGTTTGGGTTCCTGCCAACGATGCGACGATCCCTCTGCTCCTTTAATGCCAGCTCAGGCGCCGCTTCTCGCCTCCGTGCCCAGGATGCTATTTTGGGCATTCTGCTCCTTCCGGGAGGGAGGAGAGCGTCCCAGCCGGAGAGCGTCCGCTTTCCCCACCTCGATTGGTAGGTCGACAAACCGAAGGCAGCCAATGAGAAGGGTCCTTTAGTCCTCCTGGTTGGTTAGACAGCCAACCCGCTCTTTCCCCCCGCCTTTTCCTGGACCAATCTCCGCCCCCCGAGAAGCGGAAGGGTTTCCCGTGCGTGTTTAGATGCGGGAGATGGAGGAAAAAGGATCggttttgtcctttttgtctccaGAGGAATCtttaatttgaaacccacccctcacCCGAGGCTTTTCTCTGCGTTTCTCTCCCCACTTGCGCCTTTGCCTTGCGCCCTCCTTTCCTTGCTTCGGTGCTTCCCCCAGGTTCCTAGATCTCCTTCCCGCATTGCCTGATGGAGGGGCAACATATAATGGCCCAGGTCCACATCCAAGCTCCCTCGTCCAATTCCGTAGCCGGGGAAGAATCCAGGCGGTTGCCGAACCCCGTGCGAGTTGCAGCCAGGGAAAGCATGGCCGGAGGACGTCTGTTGGACAGTCACAGCCTGGATGGGATAAGCCAGGTATACGGGGCATCCAAGAACCAAGAAGGCAGGAGGGCCACTATATCGAGCGCCTTGGAATTGGAAGGAACCGTGAGCTACGATGGAGACCTGACACATTTTGTGGCCAACAACTTGCAAATGAAGATCAAGATGAGCTCTCGGGGCAGCCTGGATGAAACAGAGCCCACCTCCTCGTCGATGTCATCCCAGCACTCTGTCCGAGGCAAGACTGCAGACATCCCTCCAGTGGATCCCCAGGTCCTTCGGGATCTGGAAAGGCTGACCACGGACGTGGCACAGAGAGTGGACCAGATGTTGAGAGCCTTGAACAGCGCCATCCAGAATATGACGGCTCTCAGCGTAGGCTACATCCAGACCTACCGAGATGCCGTGGACAGTTTGGGTGAATCCGTAGACATGAGCATCAAAGGGATGTACACTCTGATGGCCAGGTGCGAGGAGTTAGACCGCTCCATGcagcctgtccacatcctcgctAAGCAGATCCGGGAGATTAAGAGGACTCTGGAGATCTTTGAGGCCGTCTGCAAATAGGACCCTTTTTTTGGAAAGGGTTTTATTTGTGGAGCAGTGGGGAATAAACAAGAGTGAGCATTGGACTTCCAGGGATTTGGGCTTTGAAAGGGAAACTCATGTTTTTCATGAAACGTTTCGAGAAATAAATTATGCCACTACTGTACTTGTCTTCTGTTGTGACATTTGCTCCTTTTGGTGTTTCCTAAACCTTTCCCAATCTAATCCAAAATTTTGGAGACCCCAATAATCAGCAGGATTCTTCCATCCATTTCAATGGCTGTTTCTTCCCCACAAAATCTCACATATGCTACATGTCTCTTGTAGTTAACACTGGTTACTGCTATCTGTCAAAATATGACATGTAAGGCATGAAAGCTCTCAAGTAACTTCCATCTCTCCCTGCAGTCTCTTTGTTCATATTATACctaaattccattattttttCATCATAAGATTATAGTCTaaaccagtggtaggttgcccccagttcagaccagttcacaagaaccggtagtaaaaccggcgggaggctccacccactgacccagacgtcatcaggaagtttctgcgcatgtgtgcgtggtctcattgcgaaccggtagtaaaggtaagtagaacccacccctagtcTGAACCAAATAAGTCAGGAGACCTtgtaggccagtcactctctcagcccaacccacctcacacgtTTGTtgctggggaaaacaggaggaagatgcattgaatagaatagaatagaatgttttattggctaagtgtgattggacacacaaggaatttgtcttggtgcatatgctctcagtatacataaaagatatgttcatcaagaatcataagcacccggagacttcagttagtccagaatgcagctgcgcggatgatagaggaagccgctcgtggctcccatataacaccactcctgcgcaagctgcactggctgcctgtggtctatcgggtgcgcttcagggtattggttaccacctttaaagcgctccatggcttaggaccgggttatttacgggaccgcctgctgcttccgtttgcctcctaccgacccgtgctgttgtgtcttgcccgttctcacagcagccggggccttcttatctgctcccgaacacggaggaatgtatgcctcccggccccagtcctggctccatgcccagacaagctgaagaggagggggcacctcccggtcccagccctggctccatgcccaagcaggctgcagaggagggagcaccccccggccccagccctggctccatgcccaggcaaacagagcagctagacccctccccctcctccacagcatgtgagcctgaggaaggtttatttccaacagctgctgattggagtgaccctcgcatcagaagactggataggcggaggcaacagaaggaagggaggggcaggccttaatgagtgctgagtcatggagccacaccccatggcctatataaaggatctgctttctggcagtctctgggtcaggcaaagtcgaacttatcttgctgaagtcactttctggtctcctgcctgctctgaggactttgctaggactttgggcagagctgcagcggcaagcctgattcggatttccctgacccggccgtcagcggaggagtgggacatgacacgtgcgctctcacagagagggactcctcaaggtgccgtcggccaagcaatgccggctggcgacccccaggggaagggccttttctgtgggggctcctaccctctggaacgaacttcccccgggacttcg
Above is a window of Ahaetulla prasina isolate Xishuangbanna chromosome 4, ASM2864084v1, whole genome shotgun sequence DNA encoding:
- the BORCS6 gene encoding BLOC-1-related complex subunit 6, whose product is MEGQHIMAQVHIQAPSSNSVAGEESRRLPNPVRVAARESMAGGRLLDSHSLDGISQVYGASKNQEGRRATISSALELEGTVSYDGDLTHFVANNLQMKIKMSSRGSLDETEPTSSSMSSQHSVRGKTADIPPVDPQVLRDLERLTTDVAQRVDQMLRALNSAIQNMTALSVGYIQTYRDAVDSLGESVDMSIKGMYTLMARCEELDRSMQPVHILAKQIREIKRTLEIFEAVCK